CAGATCCAGTTGGTGGCGGTAACCAGGCACCAGCTCATTCTTCTCGTCTCAGGGTGCTTCGGCAAAATTTGGGGCTAAGTCCTGGGTGAGTCTGGGCCAGGGGTCAGCACACGGCCACTCAAGAGCCCTATCTGGCTCTTTCAGTACATGTGACTCTGGAGTGAAATCGAAAAAATGTAAAGGGTGAGGTAGTTATTgtaccagcctggccaataaacacaggtagGGTAATtttagggtggagagataaatggctcggtgagcctcgcctttctagttctcaggtctcttgctttatgatggtcggaccagggtgcagctgccttagccagttccctgcttcagctggcaaggctcacttcctgcaagacatccctgaagagaagccacatggacctaccctgatgcagccctgggtgctggagcagccgtgtggagaccccgccagcactgagatgtttacacgttcactgattcagctttcctcctgcagtcggcatcattgcgtgtgtttggtgagatggaagaggactttgtggattggtatcggacatatgggttaatgttggacttgtgggcttggacagcactgggttgggatgctttcttaatgtacacttacactTACCCTTcacataaatctctctcttatacatgtttctgtggacttgtttctctaaagtacccagactattatTCAACTAagcctgtttccaattcttttgtGAAAATATATGTATGACCCTTCGGTAATTTTTACCTTGTTATGGGGACAGGGTCTCAGCAGTTTGCGGACCCCTGGTCTGGGCCGTAGGATGGAGCGTTACCACACTCACTGTCTTTGGTGAGGTCTGGACGATCCATTGTTTTCCAAGCTGAAGGAAATCTACCTCCGGGATGTGTGTTTGTagcagtgaatgaggtggggcgaTAGCCAAGGACAGATATTGGGACTGTGTCCTGCCAATGACAGGGTCTATCCCTGGATGACTCTGAGCCCCTCACCCTGGTTTCCTCGTCGCTCCTACAGAAGAGATGCTGAGATTCCTCTGAGTGAAAGGATTCTCACATTCTACTTGCTTCCGTTTTCACTGCGGTCAGGAACActtgtcccacccccaccccttcaggAGTAGCCGGCAACAGCGGTGGTGATCAGAAAGAGTGTCTCCCTGCGTGGTGGCCCTGACGGAGCAGCGCGATCCAATTTCACTGGAGACCCAACAGAGGCATCACCCCTTGTGTCTGAGAAGAAACTTTGCTCACAGAGAGAGATCCTATTTCGAGAATCATCGATTTGCCCCCCGATTGACGCGTAAAAGGATCTAGGGGTGGAGGgatggaagcaggaaacacagggaggctaAGCACTGGGGCATGGAAGGCGTTGTGGATGTCAACCTTCACCGAATTCCCAATGACACATTTCTGTCGATGCGTACACGTTTGAAAAACCAAAGAAGTGGCGTCGCCAGACCAACATTTATCTTGACGGCCGCAGCTCGGTCCTGTTCTCACCTGCACATGTGAGTAGGGATGCCCGAATCCATTACCTCTTTAAGTGAAAAACAATGATCTTGGGTGCCTTGGCGATGCTGGCCCTCACGGCTGCTTCCTGCTTCGTCTCACAAAAGGAGCAATGGAGTTGGTCATTCCACGTCAGTGTGTCCTGCTGGAAAAAGCACCGGAGACAGTCCTGTGGAGAAGAAGAACATCCCATGACCACTTGGAACCTGCTGAGGCCTGTCGTCACCATTCACATGGGGCAGCCTGGCGGTGCCATCCTCAGAGGCTCGCTCCATGTCCTCTCTGGGAGGTTCCAGGGCGAGAAAACCCGCCTGGCCAAGTAGACGCCTCCCTTCTCACTCGACGACTGAAATGACCTTTGTCATCTCTGCATCAGCACCTTCCAGTttctcggtggtttccagaataatactgactttgcagtttccATGACACCTGGTGGCTTTGTTGGGTCATTTACCTCGCATTCCCCAAGAGGCCTGGTGACTGACAAGTGGTCATGGCTTTAGTCTTTTGGGAAAGGCCATGAGAatgacagggggtggggggaggacaaagagcagaaatgtgggtaaagggaggcagcggacagtgtaagagatgtaaacaataacaatttataatttatcaggggttcgaGAGGTGGAAGGATAGGGAAGGGAGGGCGGAAAAagtggagctgctaccaagggctcaaatagaaagaaaatgtttgagaatgatgatggcaacaaatttacgaATGTgcctgacaccatggatgtatggattgtgataagagctgtaagactccctccagtaaaatgatttataaaataatagCAAGATAGAAAGATAGTGGAACAGAGATCAATCAGATCCCAGGTCCCCAAGAGATAAATGACACGCACCGATAAGCTGTCAATGCTGACCTCAATGCCTGTGATTATAATCCCGTCTGGGAAAGGAATTTATTATATTAATAAACCCTGGTCCGTGTTGGAGATGAAATGGAAGCTAGCAGAGAGTGGACACAAGAAGAGCCAGATCATGTGAAGGTTTCCCGGGAGCTCACAGAGTGTCAGCCCCGAATTCACACTTCTAGACTCCTAATCTGTGAGAAAATTAACTTCTGTCTGGTAGAGCCAGGCCTGGGTGGTCTTTAAAGCAGCACCAGACTAGCCCGGCACATCCCAAAGGTGTCCACATCCCAGGCCCCGCATGCCATTACCCTACAGACCCAGGGGAGCAGAGATGACTGCGGCACCTCACTTTAAAGCGTCTTTGGCATTCAGCTCAGGCAATGTGTCAGGGAGAATAGAGCCGGGACCTGGGGGCGCGGTGGTCTTCGGTTCTCCAGCTCTGGTTTGGGGAAACGGTCACGGGAAAAGCATAACAAAGGAGGACACTTTATAAAGTTGGATCAGCTGCCAGCAAACACGCGGCTTCCTGTCCCCTAGctgtcccctgccttcccctgccTGTGCCCCCCTCACCTCCTTAGTGCTGGACTTTCGGCATTCCCTTAGCGTGAAGACAAAGGCTCTGGATTCGACACCTTCCAGACTTTAGACTTTTCATATTTACACTTGATCTTAACCGAGGTGCGATAGACTTTTCACATTTAGACTCCAATCTAAGCTATAAGAGGCTCAGGATTAAAGTAGAAATCTTTTGTATCTACAGATAATCGGGAGCTATAGACCACTGGGGCAGAGGAGGCTcacactttttttgttgttgtaggaaATCTCACTACCATCTCAAGCAAACCATCTCAATCGACTAGTTAAATCCTACCTATTTTCCCAAGAGGCCGTTTTGTTGAATACGTTTTACAAATGACTTTTGCCTAGTACGGCTCTTTCCCACAAGACTGTTGTGagcttccttttaaaaaacattcccCAAGGAAAACAACACGGGCAACCATGCAGAGAGGACCCAGGCTGGGAGTAGGCGAGACAGGAGGCCGCCCCGGAGCAGAGCGCCCTACCTGCAGAGAGCACTGGTACtcggtggggatggggagggagaggacggTGAAGACTTCGTTCTTGTACGTGCAGTTCTCACACTTCAAGCAGATGACCCCGTAGCTGAGCTGCCCCTCGAAAAGACGCGTGATGATGGAAGACTCCCTGGAAACCATTTTCCTGCAACATTTTTGAGGAAGTCCTTTCCCGGGTGATCTTGCGGGGTTCCGAACCTAAGCCCCAAGGGACACAGGTGATGAGGAGGAGGATTATTTTTAAGTGTAACAAAACGGATTGTGTCCCCACCCCTACACTGGTATCCGAAGCCACTTCACTGGGATTCAGAGAGTGTGCTTTGTGTCGTTTCTGAGCTCCTGTGGGCTGATGACGTTGAGAAATGGGGGCACCTTGACCCTCATCgctacccccactccccaccccctgccccatacccactcccaccccacagaGCACAGCGCCTACACAGGACTCGGCGGCCTGGAGCCAGCTTTTCTGGGACATAGCGTCAACTGAGGAACGACAGTCTGATCTAGGGGTCATGTAAAGGAACCGTgacgccacccccccaccccaccccacccccggcctgCCGGTCACCCCTCCTCTGACCGGTAGAAAACACACTTTCCAACATCTTCCATTCTAGCTCCGCCACTAGCCTCCTGGACTGGTTTGACTCTAGCTGACTCAGCGTTCCAGGAAGCGCCGCTGCTTTTCAAAGCCTCCGAAGAATGCACGGGCCCCCCACGCCGCCCCAGTTCCACAGGCAGCTGTCATCGGGAAGTGGGCACACGTGTGCACGTTGGCAGGCTCCTCCCGCCCCTCCTTGCTGCCAAGGTCTCCCAGCGGCGCTGACCTAACGCCCCAGCCTAGGAATCTAGAGGCTCTTTCAGAGGCGCTGCAGAGGGCAGCTGACGGGAGTTTTACTGATCAACGGCCTCCCTGGCAGctaaattaaagaaagaaaaaagaaaagaaagaaagaaactcctAACTGCCAGGAGTGTCTTGTTATTCATACAAGCGTTAGCTGGATCGAGGCCTGGGAAGGGAGCCAAGGAGCTGCTCCCAGCTGTGTTGCTCGAGTGGGAGGGGTGAGGCCAGCAGCCTGCAAACACGGGGACACTGCCtcgcccccaggcctgcagccAGTGGCTCTCATAAGGAACGACCCCCCTACCAAATGTTGTCCCTGCAGCCGACAGGCCCACCCGGGAACGGAGTACCGGGCTTGGTACTGCTGTGGGCTTATGTACCTGAGCGTCTGTCTCAAGTTAAGGTCTCACGAgggatctctttttaaaaagtgatttccgGATTAGgacaatggaaagaaaagaatCCATGTAGTTTGTACTTGCAAAGAGGTGGGTCACAGGTGAAGCCGCCGAGAGGCGCAAGCAGCGCctctacttggctgctaaccacaggttgccTTTTCGGGTGCGTCCGAAGCGcctcggaggaaaggcctggcgatccaccCTCCCAGAGAAGAGGCTGGGGGTGTTATTCCACGTACCTTTTTCAGAGCTTCGTGAAGTTCATTCAGGACGTAAATCAAGAACTCCTGAGCGTCCTGCTGCGTCCTCTTCATAAACGCCGGGTAGAGGCTTCCCAGAGCTGACCGGAAGATGTCGGCCGAGACAGAGTCGGCGTCTCCGAGCCACATGTCGGTCATCAGGTAGGCAAACGCCGTGGCCACCTCCCCGCAGCTCCTGCGGGGGCGCAGGGCGCGGGTAGGCCGGGATCCAGGGAACCCGCCCGGGCCACACCCTCGGGAAGGAGTCGGGTGGGGTGGAGCCTACCCTCAAACCAGGTAAGCACGGGCTAACGTGTGCTTACCTACTCACCTGTGCAGAGAGGAACCTCGGTTCACTACAGACGAGTAAGCAAGCACACGGCAGCCCGTGCTTACCTGGGGTCCCCGCCCCCTGCCCGGGGTAGCCCTTTTGAAGAGGCGCTGGTTCTGTAGGAAGGGGCGTGTCCACAGATTCATCCGTAAGCACAGGTAAGCCCGTGCTTACCTTCGCGTAAAGGGTCGTCCCGACACAGGTTGGGGAGCGCCCGCCCTGGCCGACCCACCCGGCTGGCCCATCAGAGGCCCGCAGGATGGGTGGTACCCAGCGCCCGGCGGGGAGGCTGCGCCCGGCCTTACTTTCGCAGGGCGGTGATGTACTTCCCCGAGAGGAAGTACTCCACGAGCGGCGACACGCTGCACAAGCACTGCAGGATGGCGTTCATGTAGCACGTGTTGCCCGAGTTCCGCAGGCCCGTCACGCCGTGTGCGTGGGGCTGGCGCTCCTTGGCCTGCTTGGCTGGCCGGCAGCTGTAGTTACCTGCACGTTCTGCGCTGGGTTCgggtggtaggcaggcaggtgttGCGAGGGaacaaaaggtaagtgaatgagAACAAGCCCCTTGGCCTTGTGGAACCAAGATGCGCGCTGAATAAGACGGCCCTCCAGCACATTCTCTCCCCAGGACCCTATTCTGACGCCAAAGTCTAAAACCTTTCCCCTACATGCAGCCAAGCAAATCAAGGACAAACGCTTATTTATAAAACCAAAGCTAGAGGACCAGGTGCCTCTCAGAGACCTAGAATCGCCTGGCTGAAAATGTAAACGGCAATGTTTCTCTTATGCTGGGCAAGCAAACTGTTGTCAGCAGTAACAATATTAACCACAGTAACTCGAGTTGATTAGAACACCGGCTGGCATTCTATAAGCCTGGCACTATATTAGGTGTTTGtgaagaggcctggtggtgtggtggcatgggggttttgagttgggctgtggtccgaaaggtcagcagttcaaaaccaccagccagatcTCTgaaaaaaagacaaggctttctactccaggcgaGAGTGACTGAccctctcagaaactcccagggcagttctgcagtgtccgctagggtaaccatgagtcagcatggacgtgATGgtgctgagtttggttttgggttattgtggtagctacataatctcatgtcaacttgaagatacataaaagtgtaggggtggaatctagcctgtcaatcacgtcggtgcctccttgtgggcatggccttctcaaaaggagggtcctgggaaccaccccccacccccctgctttCACCTTCTTGCTGGTTGACCCTGATTACTTCCAGAGCCACTGCTATTGGTACCACGAGACTTAGCACCCACCAGCAGGTGATGTTCCTGCGTTCTGCATCACTGCCTGtgactttgtgagtctgaagagggacttacggactagtaccagacttacggacttgattttGGActagctgggatattttctttctttttttgggggggggagtatgTCTTGAATTCAAATTCATTTTTGATAGAATGCTCTTCCTTACATGTATAGATGACTGCCACtgcatctgtttctctagtcgacccagcctAATACATTATGTGTTTGACATGCATTTATTCTCTACGATAACTCCATGGGGCAGGTACAATTATTTTAATGTCCCATCTGACAGATGAGGACTCACATTTAAATGGCCTGGTCATCTGTCTATGCTAACATGCCATGGGCGTCTGTGTAGAAAGGGACTAGCTCTCTGAGCTATTTGTGTTTATACAGCACTTGTGctctagtggggtggggggttctcAGTGGGCTACTTAACCATGAAGTCGGCAGTTCAGACccccagccattctgagggagactCGTGAGGTTTTCTGCGCCTGTAAaaatccacagccttggaaacccacaggggcggttctgcttcatgctaaggggtcactatgagctggaatgatCTGGATGGCTGTGAGTTCTGCTTTTTTAATTTCATATTAAATCGACTTTTCAAGAGTACGTTCACGTGTACATTGAGAGCATTATGAAACCCagtgccacggagttgattctgactgtggtagttacataatcggttGTCAATTTGCGACTtgcgtggaggggtggagtctagcctgtccatcagctcaaaacttgatgacctcgtttggaggcgcTCAGGAGATACTAGCacgctggaggcagggcacacactcattccctgtgagacCTTCCTgacgacaagccacatggagctatgctgatgcagctagggccctgggagctggaggagccacgtggagacccctgccggcgctgagatgcttctactgccaccggatccacaagactctccacctactggcctgtgatcttcctacattcggcattattgcatggctgtgtgagtctaaagaagaatttatggactagtattggacatatgggctaatattgaatttatggacttgctctggactgggcggagatattttcttaatgtacaattactctttatatagagCTTTTTCATATacccacatgagtgtctatgaatttgtttctctagtctgccagaCCAACACAGACTCATGCAGACCCCACAGAAAACGACCTCATGCTTTCCAGGGCTGCAGGCCTTCCGGGAAGCAGAGTACTTCCTTCATCCTTCTCCTGCTAAGTTCAGATTAGAACTGCCGAACTTTAGGCTCTCGGGTGAGCTCTTTAACCACCAGAGCACATAGCTAGAGAACCACACGTccatccctttctctctctctctctcctgtctgtCACCTATCTACCTACGTAGGAGGGGACATCAGAAATTTCatggacacgatggatggatggattgtgctaagagttgtatgagcccccaatagcgtgatttttttttaagcaaaagggaagaaatttattggagcccatacgagAAACCCGaggggggcccagcataccctactgtgtagacatgcccagcaaagagtcataccattcactgtacccccatgtcccagagggactccacttGAGCCAAGCCCAATAACacgattttaaaaaatttcatggATAACtttaatgtttaatttttttccatggataacttttaatttcattttcccacagaCATGTTGAAGTCCCGTTCTGCCCCATCCCCCGTCCTCATATAGAGAACATGAGAACGGGAATGGGGTTCGATGTAGTCAAGAGTCCACCTCAGATTAAGTCCTGACTTGGTCACCTACCAGTTCGAGGGGCTCGGGCGCTTCTGCCCATTTTTCATCTACCACGGGGCAACAAGCCCACCTGCCTGGCGGGTGTACAGGTAAAAGAACACACGGTGTTTGACCGTCCGCTGTGTGTGGCTGCCCAGAGGACACTCAGCTTGGGCCCTGactgcccccccccactttccATCCCCCTGTcacggggaggggggcggggggcactcTAGGAAAGGCAGGTATTGCCCCTAGGCACCAAGTCAACGCTTGCCTGTCTTGGGCCACCCCCGGGGTCCtgactgccctctgccccagggaGCTTCTCTGGCCAGGCGGGGACGGGAGGCCGCTCACAGGATGTAGTAGATTCCGAAGTCGTCGGCCTGGAAAGGCCCTTCGGAAGTCATTGTCCCCGAGCCGCCGGCTGGACT
This genomic stretch from Tenrec ecaudatus isolate mTenEca1 chromosome 14, mTenEca1.hap1, whole genome shotgun sequence harbors:
- the USP50 gene encoding ubiquitin carboxyl-terminal hydrolase 50, yielding MTSEGPFQADDFGIYYILAERAGNYSCRPAKQAKERQPHAHGVTGLRNSGNTCYMNAILQCLCSVSPLVEYFLSGKYITALRKSCGEVATAFAYLMTDMWLGDADSVSADIFRSALGSLYPAFMKRTQQDAQEFLIYVLNELHEALKKVRNPARSPGKGLPQKCCRKMVSRESSIITRLFEGQLSYGVICLKCENCTYKNEVFTVLSLPIPTEYQCSLQDCLRCFFQQDTLTWNDQLHCSFCETKQEAAVRASIAKAPKIIVFHLKRFQVQGTVKRKLRADVHYPLTNLDLTPYICPVFRKHPKYNLCAVVNHFGDLDGGHYTAFCKSSGTQTWFSFDDSRVSEIPGSAVQTSTAYLLFYSCQPFSIPVRQCRP